From Apium graveolens cultivar Ventura chromosome 9, ASM990537v1, whole genome shotgun sequence, the proteins below share one genomic window:
- the LOC141686581 gene encoding importin subunit alpha-1b-like: MQGLWLLHTIAITYSKFPDEALELLVSFLTDRSTVHDVLCVSGRTSAVACQINPKLPCDKLMLVVRALMELLKSEHSDIYPSGCAGIVYLCEGREEIIFENEYFECLIEKPYLCHVLNISRAAALGSIVRCGSDDDIDQVIIKKGLCLFKVWLSNKDKYIVKNACWIISNIAARKEDHIKAAIDFELIDPLVHIVENYESLDVKKEAAWAISNAIHGAGPDQIGDMRNRCVEPFWNLLKECHENQEIVSLCLEALVGLKGIDITCNDEPIDVVEWFKVFKKFMVRPETPQFQLAEDIDELTKLKKLRSIDTIENCDGDMVLHLTCTFEDNLHFSRRITP, translated from the exons ATGCAGGGTCTGTGGCTATTACACACTATAGCTATAACATACTCTAAATTTCCTGACGAAGCTTTGGAACTTTTAGTTTCTTTTCTAACCGATAGATCCACGGTTCATGACGTTTTATGTGTCAGCGGCCGGACGTCGGCAGTTGCTTGTCAAATCAATCCAAAACTCCCATGTGATAAG CTGATGTTGGTTGTTCGTGCTCTCATGGAGCTTCTTAAAAGCGAACATTCAGATATTTATCCATCTGGATGTGCGGGAATTGTATATCTCTGTGAAGGAAGAGAAGAGATTATATTTGAAAACGAATATTTTGAATGTCTCATCGAAAAACCTTATTT GTGTCATGTCCTGAATATTTCTAGAGCTGCAGCACTGGGAAGTATCGTGAGATGCGGTAGTGATGATGATATTGATCAG GTTATAATCAAAAAGGGATTGTGCCTCTTCAAAGTCTGGTTAAGCAACAAGGATAAATACATTGTGAAGAATGCTTGCTGGATCATTTCAAACATAGCTGCTAGAAAGGAAGACCATATAAAG GCTGCTATTGATTTCGAGTTGATTGACCCTCTTGTCCATATTGTTGAAAATTACGAGTCCCTTGATGTGAAAAAGGAGGCTGCTTGGGCAATTTCAAATGCCATACATGGTGCTGGCCCTGATCAGATTGG AGACATGAGGAATAGGTGTGTTGAGCCCTTCTGGAATCTGCTGAAAGAATGTCACGAAAATCAAGAGATTGTTTCCCTTTGTTTAGAAGCCTTGGTAGGACTAAAAGGAATCGATATTACCTGCAATGATGAACCAATTGATGTTGTGGAATGGTTCAAAGTATTCAAGAAGTTTATGGTTAGACCAGAAACCCCACAGTTTCAACTAGCTGAAGATATAGACGAGTTGACAAAATTAAAGAAGCTCAGGAGTATTGACACTATTGAAAATTGTGATGGCGACATGGTTCTTCATCTTACATGTACATTCGAAGATAACTTACATTTTTCCAGGCGAATCACTCCCTAA
- the LOC141682642 gene encoding trihelix transcription factor ENAP2 — MASASASASSSPSSPPPSNNISKKAQPLPWTHQETINLIKSYQHKWYSLNKGQLKSSQWEQVCLALASRCGFNHPSKSATQCRHKMEKLRKRYRAERLKPYPHSWPYFGLMDSMETGPVQSDDDDDDSDRGCNLNKSRSINRIVRGGDCRNMETDVRALGVSRNDVYDDGEDEQEGQGTRELAVQIRMFADNFVMMEQKKVQMMRETAKYEMEMENKRMKMIIESQRKIVDTIHDAFNTSPKKMRTGP, encoded by the coding sequence ATGGCTTCAGCATCAGCATCAGCATCTTCATCTCCATCATCTCCGCCACCAAGTAATAACATATCGAAAAAAGCACAACCCCTTCCTTGGACTCATCAAGAAACCATTAATTTAATCAAATCTTACCAACATAAATGGTACTCTCTTAACAAAGGTCAGCTCAAATCTTCTCAATGGGAACAAGTTTGTCTTGCTCTTGCTTCTCGTTGCGGTTTTAATCATCCCTCTAAATCAGCTACTCAGTGTCGCCATAAGATGGAGAAACTCCGTAAACGATATCGTGCTGAAAGACTTAAGCCTTACCCTCATTCTTGGCCTTATTTTGGTCTTATGGATTCTATGGAAACTGGTCCTGTTCaatctgatgatgatgatgatgatagtgatcgTGGTTGTAATTTGAACAAGTCGAGAAGTATTAATCGCATTGTAAGAGGGGGTGATTGTCGTAATATGGAAACTGATGTGAGAGCTTTGGGGGTTTCAAGAAATgatgtttatgatgatggtgagGATGAGCAAGAGGGACAAGGGACTCGTGAATTGGCTGTTCAGATTAGAATGTTTGCGGATAATTTTGTTATGATGGAGCAGAAGAAGGTTCAGATGATGAGGGAAACGGCTAAATACGAGATGGAAATGGAGAATAAGAGGATGAAAATGATTATTGAATCACAGCGAAAGATTGTTGATACCATTCATGACGCTTTTAACACTTCTCCAAAGAAAATGAGGACGGGTCCGTGA
- the LOC141683623 gene encoding phosphatidylinositol/phosphatidylcholine transfer protein SFH9 isoform X1 gives MSGEEERARRSDFEISEDEKKRIRIRSLKKKAMNASNKISHTLRRRSSRVAHCRYASISIDDYRDEKEEESVNAFRQILIEKDLLPPRHDDYHTILRFLKARKFDFDKTIHMWAEMLNWRRENGVDFIIQDFVYDEHEDVQRYYPHGFHGVDRAGRPVYIERLGKVEPSKLMSVTTVDRFLKYHVQGFEKTFAEKFPACSVAARRHVDSTTTILDVQGMNWMSFGKVAHDLVMRMQKIDGENYPETLNQMYIVNAGSGFKFLWNTAKGFLDPRTTAKIHVVGNKFQKQLFEVVEPSQLPVFLGGTCSCPDEGGCLRSEKGPWNDPELMKLVHIEEAMFLGKFSSSSDIDELEAKSYVRKRQSSEIVSADSGSEARFSVSGIMQPRIHSQEATRDSTFIHSPVEKSCGVSTVYVNPTTALISNVGHGRVLKKCITSIVDHICKLLACIYFILVGMGKYIVRKDEEKRKIGSELSLENRSRQISQAKEEDHLDPCWKRLKNLESLVTELVNKPTSIPPEKDDILLESLNRIKSIEYDLQKTKKALLATASKQMELAESMESLKENSVNGTNSCWSRSSKSYQH, from the exons ATGTCAG GAGAAGAGGAGAGAGCTAGAAGATCTGATTTTGAGATTTCTGAGGATGAGAAGAAAAGAATTCGGATTAGATCTCTAAAGAAGAAAGCAATGAATGCTTCCAATAAGATTTCACATACTCTAAGGCGACGGAGTAGCAGAGTTGCTCATTGCCGGTATGCATCAATTTCTATTGATGATTATCGAGACGAAAAAGAAGAGGAGTCTGTGAATGCATTTCGCCAAATATTGATTGAGAAAGATCTGCTCCCACCTCGCCATGATGATTACCACACTATATTGAG ATTTTTAAAGGCCAGGAAGTTTGATTTTGATAAGACAATCCATATGTGGGCGGAGATGCTAAACTGGAGGAGGGAGAATGGAGTTGACTTTATCATACAG GATTTTGTATATGATGAACATGAAGATGTTCAGAGATATTATCCACATGGTTTCCATGGTGTAGACCGAGCAGGACGACCTGTTTATATAGAAAGACTCGGAAAAGTTGAACCTAGTAAGCTGATGAGTGTGACCACAGTCGATAGATTCTTAAAGTATCACGTCCAGGGGTTCGAGAAAACATTTGCTGAAAAGTTTCCAGCATGTTCAGTTGCAGCAAGGAGGCATGTAGATTCTACTACCACAATACTGGATGTGCAGGGAATG AACTGGATGAGTTTTGGCAAAGTTGCACATGATCTAGTTATGCGCATGCAAAAAATAGATGGAGAAAACTATCCTGAG ACCTTAAATCAGATGTATATTGTTAATGCTGGTAGCGGGTTCAAGTTTCTATGGAATACAGCGAAAGGATTTCTGGATCCAAGAACGACAGCAAAGATACAT GTTGTGGGAAACAAATTTCAGAAGCAGTTGTTTGAAGTTGTTGAACCAAG TCAATTGCCAGTATTTCTTGGGGGAACGTGCTCGTGCCCAGATGAAGGTGGGTGTCTTAGATCGGAAAAGGGACCATGGAATGACCCGGAATTGATGAAG CTAGTACATATTGAAGAAGCAATGTTTCTCGGAAAATTTAGTAGTTCTTCTGATATTGATGAATTAGAAGCCAAGTCTTATGTTCGTAAG CGTCAGAGTTCAGAAATTGTTTCTGCTGATTCAGGATCAGAAGCAAGATTCTCAGTTTCTGGTATCATGCAGCCTAGGATTCATTCTCAA GAAGCAACAAGAGATTCTACATTTATCCATAGCCCAGTCGAAAAATCTTGTGGGGTGTCTACAGTATATGTAAATCCAACAA CTGCTTTGATCAGTAATGTTGGACACGGAAGGGTGTTGAAGAAGTGCATTACAAGTATAGTTGACCACATATGCAAACTTTTAGCGTGTATATATTTCATACTAGTTGGTATGGGCAAGTATATTGTAAGGAAAGATGAGGAGAAACGCAAAATTGGATCTGAATTATCATTGGAAAATCGGTCCCGTCAGATTTCACAAGCTAAAGAAGAGGACCATCTTGATCCATGCTGGAAAAGATTAAAAAATTTAGAGTCATTGGTAACTGAGCTTGTCAATAAACCTACAAGTATACCTCCTGAAAAGGATGACATACTACTTGAGTCACTGAATCGTATTAAATCAATTGAATATGATTTGCAGAAGACAAAGAAA GCATTACTTGCAACAGCATCAAAACAAATGGAACTTGCCGAGTCAATGGAGAGTTTAAAAGAGAACAGCGTAAAT GGGACAAATTCATGCTGGTCAAGAAGTTCCAAGTCTTATCAACATTGA
- the LOC141683623 gene encoding phosphatidylinositol/phosphatidylcholine transfer protein SFH9 isoform X2: MSEERARRSDFEISEDEKKRIRIRSLKKKAMNASNKISHTLRRRSSRVAHCRYASISIDDYRDEKEEESVNAFRQILIEKDLLPPRHDDYHTILRFLKARKFDFDKTIHMWAEMLNWRRENGVDFIIQDFVYDEHEDVQRYYPHGFHGVDRAGRPVYIERLGKVEPSKLMSVTTVDRFLKYHVQGFEKTFAEKFPACSVAARRHVDSTTTILDVQGMNWMSFGKVAHDLVMRMQKIDGENYPETLNQMYIVNAGSGFKFLWNTAKGFLDPRTTAKIHVVGNKFQKQLFEVVEPSQLPVFLGGTCSCPDEGGCLRSEKGPWNDPELMKLVHIEEAMFLGKFSSSSDIDELEAKSYVRKRQSSEIVSADSGSEARFSVSGIMQPRIHSQEATRDSTFIHSPVEKSCGVSTVYVNPTTALISNVGHGRVLKKCITSIVDHICKLLACIYFILVGMGKYIVRKDEEKRKIGSELSLENRSRQISQAKEEDHLDPCWKRLKNLESLVTELVNKPTSIPPEKDDILLESLNRIKSIEYDLQKTKKALLATASKQMELAESMESLKENSVNGTNSCWSRSSKSYQH, translated from the exons ATGTCAG AGGAGAGAGCTAGAAGATCTGATTTTGAGATTTCTGAGGATGAGAAGAAAAGAATTCGGATTAGATCTCTAAAGAAGAAAGCAATGAATGCTTCCAATAAGATTTCACATACTCTAAGGCGACGGAGTAGCAGAGTTGCTCATTGCCGGTATGCATCAATTTCTATTGATGATTATCGAGACGAAAAAGAAGAGGAGTCTGTGAATGCATTTCGCCAAATATTGATTGAGAAAGATCTGCTCCCACCTCGCCATGATGATTACCACACTATATTGAG ATTTTTAAAGGCCAGGAAGTTTGATTTTGATAAGACAATCCATATGTGGGCGGAGATGCTAAACTGGAGGAGGGAGAATGGAGTTGACTTTATCATACAG GATTTTGTATATGATGAACATGAAGATGTTCAGAGATATTATCCACATGGTTTCCATGGTGTAGACCGAGCAGGACGACCTGTTTATATAGAAAGACTCGGAAAAGTTGAACCTAGTAAGCTGATGAGTGTGACCACAGTCGATAGATTCTTAAAGTATCACGTCCAGGGGTTCGAGAAAACATTTGCTGAAAAGTTTCCAGCATGTTCAGTTGCAGCAAGGAGGCATGTAGATTCTACTACCACAATACTGGATGTGCAGGGAATG AACTGGATGAGTTTTGGCAAAGTTGCACATGATCTAGTTATGCGCATGCAAAAAATAGATGGAGAAAACTATCCTGAG ACCTTAAATCAGATGTATATTGTTAATGCTGGTAGCGGGTTCAAGTTTCTATGGAATACAGCGAAAGGATTTCTGGATCCAAGAACGACAGCAAAGATACAT GTTGTGGGAAACAAATTTCAGAAGCAGTTGTTTGAAGTTGTTGAACCAAG TCAATTGCCAGTATTTCTTGGGGGAACGTGCTCGTGCCCAGATGAAGGTGGGTGTCTTAGATCGGAAAAGGGACCATGGAATGACCCGGAATTGATGAAG CTAGTACATATTGAAGAAGCAATGTTTCTCGGAAAATTTAGTAGTTCTTCTGATATTGATGAATTAGAAGCCAAGTCTTATGTTCGTAAG CGTCAGAGTTCAGAAATTGTTTCTGCTGATTCAGGATCAGAAGCAAGATTCTCAGTTTCTGGTATCATGCAGCCTAGGATTCATTCTCAA GAAGCAACAAGAGATTCTACATTTATCCATAGCCCAGTCGAAAAATCTTGTGGGGTGTCTACAGTATATGTAAATCCAACAA CTGCTTTGATCAGTAATGTTGGACACGGAAGGGTGTTGAAGAAGTGCATTACAAGTATAGTTGACCACATATGCAAACTTTTAGCGTGTATATATTTCATACTAGTTGGTATGGGCAAGTATATTGTAAGGAAAGATGAGGAGAAACGCAAAATTGGATCTGAATTATCATTGGAAAATCGGTCCCGTCAGATTTCACAAGCTAAAGAAGAGGACCATCTTGATCCATGCTGGAAAAGATTAAAAAATTTAGAGTCATTGGTAACTGAGCTTGTCAATAAACCTACAAGTATACCTCCTGAAAAGGATGACATACTACTTGAGTCACTGAATCGTATTAAATCAATTGAATATGATTTGCAGAAGACAAAGAAA GCATTACTTGCAACAGCATCAAAACAAATGGAACTTGCCGAGTCAATGGAGAGTTTAAAAGAGAACAGCGTAAAT GGGACAAATTCATGCTGGTCAAGAAGTTCCAAGTCTTATCAACATTGA